The stretch of DNA ctaaaagtaGCGACGAACTCTATGGAAAAAcgtcgctaatattagcgacggtgtaTCAAACCGTCGCTGTTGTCATGatatccgtcgctaattttagctacgatttatgaaaaatatccGTCGCGAATTCAATAATTCTTCGCAAATCATAGCTAGGACAACGGTTTAAAATCGTTGTCGTTGAACacactttcaacaacaccctcagttacaacagttttaaaaagaCTACGACAACGGATGATTTGTTGTCGTTTTgcgtttttgttgtagtgattaaaataaattatacgaATGACTCCTTAAACCGATCAATGGATAAGCAAGAATTAAGGGGAAACTTCATCAAACAAATCAATCTAGAAGATtcgtattaattatttattgcaGAATTCCCCACTCAAATTAAAGCCTTACATAAACTGAAAATTAAAAACAACAATTATTTGTAGGAAAAGTTCCAAGTGTACTAATTAGGCCTTCAACCCAGATTTGAGCTTCTGAATAGTGGCAACATCGGTTTTGAAAGACAAAGCCAAGACATTGTCGTCAATTGTCGAATTAAACAAGGTATTCGGCAACGAAACAGTGCCCGCATTCGCACTTCCGAATGCAGAAATTGCCAATGAAGGATTCTTTATGTCAGCATTGTATTGAAAATGGACAAGTCCCTTTGGAAACACAAAGATGTCACCCGTTTGTAGGGTTTGAGTATAAAGATTGTTTTTTGTGTCCACAAACCCTACTTCTAGTGACCCTTGGACTAGGAACAAAAGCTCGGCGGAACGAGGATGAGTGTGAACCGGGTTGACTGAGCTGGCTGGATAAATGAGAACAGCATAGGATACACTGAGTCCATTTAAGGCAGGGAACTGTTCCATTGTTGCCTTTAGGACGGTGAACTTTGCTGGGACCGGAGCGGTCACGAGAGATCGCATTCCAGTGAAGGTGAAGAAGTTTCCATCGACCGATGTTGTGTTTGGTGGAAGGACAAAGTCGGTGAGGATATCAGGATCTCCGGCCGTAGCCATTTGCAGTACAAGAAGTGAGGCCCAAAAAACCGTGAAGGCTTTCTTGAATAAATCCATTGGGATACAATAGGGTTTCTTTGTATATGATGTTGAGGGACTTTTTGGTGGTTGGTGTTGGGagatttctatatatatatatatatatatatatatatagc from Primulina tabacum isolate GXHZ01 chromosome 3, ASM2559414v2, whole genome shotgun sequence encodes:
- the LOC142538807 gene encoding germin-like protein 9-3 translates to MDLFKKAFTVFWASLLVLQMATAGDPDILTDFVLPPNTTSVDGNFFTFTGMRSLVTAPVPAKFTVLKATMEQFPALNGLSVSYAVLIYPASSVNPVHTHPRSAELLFLVQGSLEVGFVDTKNNLYTQTLQTGDIFVFPKGLVHFQYNADIKNPSLAISAFGSANAGTVSLPNTLFNSTIDDNVLALSFKTDVATIQKLKSGLKA